In Phoenix dactylifera cultivar Barhee BC4 chromosome 11, palm_55x_up_171113_PBpolish2nd_filt_p, whole genome shotgun sequence, the following are encoded in one genomic region:
- the LOC120112451 gene encoding uncharacterized protein LOC120112451, protein MASSKPLKRSYSFSVFFFSFFFLVLQARGAAKTVPVVGNISKVDDAQLFHIYYGQSFKVIKNSIDGKSYLLMQNNSRMASRTKYCTGRIKSFVIPLSNYSVDTTNFPVSFFELLGLLDSLKGITSDQVTSQCILKSLTSGNIQLVNRTDIQQLSQFSAHFISNVDAEQACNFAAFVPMDESSPLQRAEWIKYLATFTNSEARANSVYDAVKANYICLSKSAANLKSRFKPVVAWVEYNQGIWSFAKEGYKLQYVTDAGGENVDDTITNNLYNVSDPEDMENFHAILCTVDAVIDQTYVLKPAEYTLSTFLENMDIEDSSCFGFITNQSLWRYDKRMRDSATLDWFDGALAQPQLVLADLIEVFFPTGNYTTTYFRNLAKEEGVTSIGPDMCDRSTSTPMEPTVVPCQ, encoded by the exons ATGGCTTCTTCTAAGCCTCTGAAGAGGTCTTATTCCTTTTCtgtattcttcttctccttcttcttcttagtgTTACAAGCGAGAGGAGCAGCCAAGACTGTTCCGGTGGTGGGAAACATCTCTAAAGTGGATGACGCCCAGCTATTCCACATATACTACGGGCAGAGCTTCAAGGTAATCAAGAACAGCATTGATGGGAAGAGCTACCTTCTCATGCAG AATAATTCGAGGATGGCGTCACGAACTAAGTACTGCACCGGGAGGATCAAGTCTTTTGTGATCCCACTCTCCAATTACTCTGTTGACACTACCAATTTTCCAG TGTCATTCTTCGAG TTGCTGGGTTTGCTAGATAGCTTGAAGGGCATAACATCAGATCAAGTAACATCGCAATGTATACTGAAGTCGTTAACGAGTGGCAACATCCAGCTTGTTAACCGAACAGATATACAACAACTCTCACAATTCTCCGCACACTtcat AAGCAATGTAGATGCAGAACAAGCTTGCAATTTTGCAGCCTTTGTACCTATGGATGAGAGCTCTCCTTTGCAG AGGGCAGAATGGATCAAGTACTTGGCAACGTTCACAAACTCAGAAGCCCGTGCCAATTCAGTGTATGATGCA GTTAAAGCAAACTACATTTGCTTAAGCAAATCTGCAGCAAACCTTAAATCCCGATTCAAACCTGTTGTAGCTTGGGTGGAGTATAACCAG GGTATATGGTCTTTTGCTAAAGAAGGTTACAAGTTGCAG TATGTGACCGATGCTGGAGGTGAGAATGTGGATGATACCATCACTAACAATCTCTACAatgtttcagatccagaggATATGGAGAACTTCCATGCCATCCTTTGT ACTGTGGACGCGGTAATTGATCAAACATACGTTTTGAAGCCAGCAGAGTACACACTATCAACATTCCTTGAGAACATGGATATTGAAGACAGCTCATGCTTTGGCTTTATCACCAATCAGAGCCTGTGGAGATATGATAAGAGAATGCGAGATTCTGCAACACTTG ATTGGTTTGATGGAGCCCTTGCACAGCCCCAGCTGGTTTTAGCTGATCTAATTGAAGTGTTCTTTCCTACTGGGAACTACACCACCACATACTTCAGAAATCTTGCCAAG GAAGAGGGGGTGACAAGTATTGGTCCTGACATGTGCGACAGAAGTACTTCCACACCCATGGAGCCTACCGTTGTGCCTTGCCAATGA
- the LOC103699374 gene encoding NAC domain-containing protein 86-like → MAPVSLPPGFRFHPTDEELVAYYLKRKINGQTIELEIIPEVDLYKCEPWDLPEKSFLPSNDLEWYFFSPRDRKYPNGSRTNRATQGGYWKATGKDRKVSSQRRAVGMKKTLVYYRGRAPHGSRTDWVMHEYRLDEKECETAFGLQDAYALCRIFKKSTPSPKIIEHYGSPYEEHSQWMSNDRSPTVDLFSDGRGVVLESLYPRETCSSEMIQGASSNASASIDTKWMHFLNEEAFASSTPFHHPSSISNVPSKVDVECAWLQHRLSMPPLEVDYQQLDLSEPKILQSGRLRGNTKKVDNLQEIQSIASASQELVNNASYTDIWAGSCSQFDEFSSLLEFGVNRKTEGIHFSQMDGLGSSRSMPKPYEVEEPTKLIEISDLEEEFKDKKRKENLKGVKILSNEIIEIALTEQQSTPIESIPSHQVKENADAEGEANLYTNSPDKGGIGNKPIFSQVQPDDFALGFIHPLEVYQQDHDNNAYATEPAIDVYEKVEVKHGLFVSSGGAAETFFLHVEPLKKVRFHLNPMVRQDMAERNEFPTKDRGRFSFFGSFKAFIEENTQRMTGKISMKALRRSFIGDKTVFGMLQILAVLMTSCIYFGEVSDQANLRKQFFSMDHPMKGEREGRYLDGPKKAKEGEDNIWFLNVRGKSISSTFLNGK, encoded by the exons ATGGCACCGGTTAGCCTTCCTCCTGGTTTCAGGTTTCATCCAACTGACGAAGAGCTCGTTGCATACTATCTCAAGAGGAAGATCAATGGGCAAACGATTGAGTTGGAAATCATCCCCGAGGTTGATCTCTACAAATGTGAGCCATGGGATTTACCAg AGAAGTCGTTTTTACCAAGCAATGATCTTGAGTGGTACTTCTTCAGTCCCCGAGATCGCAAGTACCCAAATGGTTCGAGGACAAACCGTGCAACTCAAGGTGGTTACTGGAAAGCAACAGGGAAGGACCGCAAAGTAAGCTCTCAGAGGCGTGCAGTGGGCATGAAAAAGACTCTTGTTTACTACCGAGGCCGAGCACCTCACGGCTCTCGAACTGATTGGGTCATGCATGAATACCGTCTAGATGAAAAGGAATGTGAAACTGCCTTTGGTTTACAG GATGCCTATGCGCTATGTCGCATCTTCAAGAAGAGCACACCAAGTCCAAAGATAATAGAGCATTACGGATCTCCTTACGAAGAACACTCCCAGTGGATGTCAAATGATCGTTCCCCTACCGTTGATCTCTTCTCTGATGGAAGAGGTGTGGTCTTGGAGAGCCTTTATCCTCGAGAGACATGCTCATCTGAGATGATCCAGGGTGCATCATCTAATGCAAGTGCTTCAATTGATACCAAGTGGATGCATTTTCTCAATGAAGAGGCATTTGCCTCCTCAACTCCATTTCACCACCCTTCAAGCATTTCTAATGTGCCGTCCAAG GTGGATGTAGAGTGTGCATGGCTGCAACACAGGCTCTCCATGCCCCCTTTGGAGGTGGACTACCAACAACTTGATCTTTCCGAACCTAAGATCCTTCAATCTGGGAGATTACGAGGTAATACTAAAAAGGTGGACAATTTGCAAGAGATCCAATCaattgcttcagcctctcaGGAACTTGTTAACAATGCTAGCTACACTGACATATGGGCTGGAAGTTGTTCTCAGTTTGATGAGTTTTCCTCCCTATTGGAGTTCGGAGTCAATAGGAAAACTGAAGGCATACACTTCTCTCAAATGGATGGATTGGGTTCTTCAAGATCCATGCCTAAGCCATATGAAGTAGAAGAGCCAACAAAGTTGATAGAGATAAGTGATCTAGAAGAGGAGTTTAAAGataagaagagaaaagagaaccTAAAAGGGGTGAAAATATTGAGCAATGAAATAATAGAG ATAGCTCTAACGGAGCAACAGAGCACACCAATTGAGAGCATTCCAAGTCATCAAGTAAAAGAGAATGCAGATGCTGAAG GAGAAGCCAATCTATACACAAATTCGCCTGATAAAGGAGGCATTGGCAACAAACCCATCTTTTCACAAGTTCAACCCGATGATTTTGCTCTTGGTTTCATTCATCCATTGGAGGTCTACCAGCAGGACCACGACAACAATGCTTATGCCACGGAACCGGCAATTGATGTTTATGAGAAAGTTGAAGTCAAGCATGGGTTATTTGTTTCAAGTGGGGGTGCAGCTGAAACATTCTTTCTTCATGTTGAGCCTTTGAAGAAGGTCAGGTTCCATCTGAACCCAATGGTTAGACAAGACATGGCTGAGAGGAATGAATTTCCAACAAAAGATAGAGGtagattttctttctttggcTCGTTCAAGGCATTTATTGAAGAAAACACTCAGAGGATGACAGGGAAGATTTCCATGAAGGCACTCAGAAGGTCCTTTATTGGCGACAAAACAGTGTTTGGAATGCTACAAATTCTTGCAGTTCTGATGACATCATGCATTTATTTCGGGGAGGTGTCAGATCAAGCAAATCTGAGGAAGCAATTTTTTTCAATGGATCATCCCAtgaaaggagaaagagagggtAGATATCTTGACGGACCAAAGAAagcgaaggaaggtgaagacAACATTTGGTTTCTCAACGTCAGAGGGAAAAGCATTTCCAGTACGTTTTTAAATGGGAAATGA